Within Primulina tabacum isolate GXHZ01 chromosome 5, ASM2559414v2, whole genome shotgun sequence, the genomic segment cataaaagaaaattgcatatcgacatcacaagaaaaggcaaaagccatgatatttttgcgtcgacatctcgacgatggattgaaatgagaatatctaattgaaaaagatctcatggctttgtggaatggattaaaagaaagattcgaacaaataagagaagttatacttccgaccgcccgagatgaatggaatatgttgagattccaagattttaaaaaagtcagtgattacaactcgacgatgtatagaataatatCGCAATTGAAATTTTGTGGGCACGAGATTACTGAATTGAAAAtgcttgaaaaacatttttccacttttcacgcatcgaatataactctacagcaacaatatagagtgcgtggattttcgAGATATTCTAAACTTATCGCCTGTCTCCTTGTGGGAGAAAAGAATAATGAGttgttaatgagaaatcatcagacacgacccactggttcaacggcatttcctgaagtaaatgtcgtaaacaaaaatgaatttaaatctggaaaccaaaatcaaagttatagacaagattttggtcaatcgaggtcgtggacgtggacgtggaagtggtcgtggtcgtggtcgcagccgtggttttgaaaacaatcgagatagttattattataactcatctcaaaagggcgtcacgaatCACCCACCAAAAAGACATCATGAGAACGTGAGTgtaaatgaaaatcactcaaaaagatttgaaaattcTTGTTTCAGattggtactccaggacattggtcccgtatttgtcgagcccctgagcacctttgtaaattttataaagaatcaataaaggggaaagaaaaggagaccaacttcactgaacagagtgaacctttgagtgagtcaactcattttgatgctggagattttctTATTGATTCTtcagacaatgatcaatttgctagtggaataaatatgtaaaatattttatttttccagGTACTTGTATGATAATGTTATATCGTGTGTTATATTTTTACTtatgtattgtattttattttatttttataaatgtattgtcagtaattttatttcattgcatatttttttgaagttcaaacatggaaaatgctattaataaagctgaagtttgcatacccgatagtggtacaacgcacactatcctccgagataaaagatatttcttggaactaaaaccaacaaaaacaacgatgaatacaatatcaggtcttgtagacttgattaaaggatgtagTAAagtacaatttttgttacctaatggtacaaaattttttatcaatgatgctttatattcaccacaatcaaaaagaaatttgttgagttttaatgatatatattccaatgggtatgatactcaaacaatgaatgaagggaatgagaaatatatgtgtcttatcacatataaatcaggaaagaaatatgtgattgaaaaactaccaatgctctctactggattgcattatacacatataagtccaattgaatcaaacatggtagttgataattcttcaatattaaccaattggcatgatcgattaggacatcctggttcaacaatgatgcgaataattatagaaaatacacatggtcatccgctgaaagaccagaagatctttcagaataataagtttcaatgtaaaacatgttctcttggaaaacttattataagaccatcaccagtcaaaatccaaactgaatcaccaatgtttcttgaacgtattcagggtgatatttgtggaccaattcatccaccatgtggaccattcagatactttatggtattgattgatgcctccaacagatggtcacatgtatgtttattgtcaactcgaaatgttgcatttgcaagattacttgctcaaataataaaattgaggaatcaatttcccgattatacgatcaagaaaattagacttgataatgctggtgaatttacttcgcAGACTTTCAaagattattgtatgtctatgtgaatcattgttgagcatctgttgctcatgtacatacacagaatggattgactgaatcattgattaaacttctgcaaatgattgctagaccaatgattatgaaaacaaagctctctatttctatatggggacatgcagttttacatgctgctgcattaattcgcatcagaccaagtgcatatcataaataatccccattgcagcttgcatttggtaaagaaccagacatttctcatctgaaattttttggatgtatggtgtatgtgccaattgcaccaccgcaacggaagaaaatgggacctcaaagaaagattggaatttatatcgattatgatagtccatcaataattcgatatcttgaacctcagacaggtgacgtgttcacagcacgttttgctgattgtcattttaatgaggaaatcttcccaatgagtttttcctagtaaggtttttaacgaggcagtataaaaacacgtaatgaagacaatcattatgatcatcatcacaaggggaagtgttgaaaattattatttaaaacatgTGTGTTGAAtaattgaatgttgaaaataagagttgtaaatattgaaaattagtgtgtgatgatgtaggtaatgatgaatttatttttggattatttgtaaagaaattctataaataacctcatcatttgtgaagaaattcataagtgagtagagagaaaatttttataaagtgtgtagtttggtaaattttgagaatttgagatttttactttttaccataaatttttattttttcacaacAAATACGTGATATTTGACTTTTTTCAAAAGCAAAAAAACCTGGTTAAAGAAAAAGTGCTATTAAGTGAACAACGTCTTTTACGCCACTTTCATTTCCCCGCTTTTACGGAGTTTCAGAGTCCATCACTGCATTAATGGTGTTTTCTATAACACATTCCAGAACCTCACTCTACGCGATCATTCGCAGTCAATCGGTCATCCATCCAATTTCCAATGCGTTTACcctaaattattttcaattatcttcTTCGACGATGGTTCTCGCTTCTCTGCTTTGTGCTGCGTGGATTGCTGGGATTCTTCCCATTTTAATCGCCTTCATACCTTCTTCCAAAATCAATGCTTTGCACAATTTTGTGCTAGGGCTCGCTAAGCGTGGAAAGATTATGCAATCTTCTTCCCAAGTGAGTAATTTTTTTTGGGTTGATTGATTTTGTTTCTGTTTCCGTTAATTGATCCGCTTGAGCTTATGTTGAagtgatttttttcttttcttttttattatgttttaagtATTGTGGTTGAGTATTTTGATGCTTTTTGTTGGTAGTGATGTTTGTTTAATGGGCTTTGTTGTCTACAATTTTTTATTGATTGTTAAAAGATATATTTTTTGGACACATAATTGTATAAATATAATCTTggccaacaaatttttttttaccatttcaGAAATTCACGGTTCCTCAGAAATACTTTTGTCATTTTTACATATTGGCGGTTATATGGACCACATTCCTGCTCGTTTCCACGTGGATGTATGCGTACAGAACTGCGCCAAGAGTTTCTCAGCCATTACTATATTCCAGTATAGCCAGTCACTTGACGGGAGTTTCTCATGATTTTTGGTTTCATGACGGGAGTTCATCTCTGAAGAAAAGCAAGTATATGATTTGGAATTCTGTGTTTTTGCTTTTGTTGATGGAAGCTCAAGTATTGCGGCGTCTTTTTGAATCCATATACGTGTTTAAGTACAGTCCTTCTGCTCGAATGCATATTTTTGGCTATCTGACGGGACTATTGTAAGTATtgactttttttcttttttccttttgttttttaaatagTGTCGTGTCTTTGGTTTGTCTTTGCTCAACTTTATTTGTAAAGCCATTGACATGTATGTTAATGCGTTGTAAATTCGTTTATTTATTCCAAGTTCAGTAAGCAAATACTTGTCGAGTTTCTAGAACTTATTTGCTTTCGTTACTCTGGCGCTTTCTTGTTGGATTATGTCAAAAAACTGAACTTTACtgctttttttaaaatgaacaCTATGCAGATTTCAGCCTCATCTGATTACTTCTTTTTTCTGACAAGTTTCTATACAGCAGCTCCACTGTCCCTTTGCTCCAAGTACGCCTTAGAGGTTCTGCACTTTGTGACAAAATTAGGTGCAGAGTTTGTTGTCAAAGGGAAGGATAGAATGAAAATCACAGAATATGATGTATGGGGACATGTGAATCCTCTCTGGCAACTTAAATGGTATGCATGGCTTGGTGCTGCTGTTTTCTCCTTTGGTTGGATTCATCAGTATCGTTGCCACGCCATTCTAGTAAGTTTCTTTAATGCTATTGATTACCACGTGTATCGGTTTTATGGTATCTAACGAAATTCAGTACATGCACAAGCTGCAAAGTAACTTTATTTTTATGCTTGCTTTTACTTATATCTGACATGAACAAAATACCAGTTTACTCACGTGCCGAGATCTTACCGTATTTTCTTCTGTCCTTAAAAAACGCAGGGATCATTAAGGGAGAACGATGAACAAGTTAATGACTATGCAATCCCTCGCGGGGACTGGTTTGATTATGTTTCCTCCGCGCATTATCTGGCTGAAATTGTATGACGTTCTTCTATATTATGAACCTTATTGCCTTTCTGGAAAACAATTTTGCATCCAAATTCTGAAAAATGCTCCTTTTTGCTATGGAGGCTCTATTTACTTATAACTCTTTACTTTTTCTTTTATAGGTTATATATGGTGGACTTGTGATTGCCAGTGGGTTTTCTGATGTTACAATATGGTTACTCTTTGGGTTTGTGGTATGTCATTCAAGGACCTTGAACAAATAACGCACTGTACACTTCGGCCACATCTGatctcaaatttttgctttgtCGTGTTTAAATTTTGCAGGTGGCAAATCTTGCCTTGGCTGCAGCTGAAACCCAGAAGTGGTATCTtcataaatttgataattatccTAAAAACCGTCATGCGATCATTCCTTTTATTTACTAATGTTTACTATTACCCTGTATATGTGCTTTTGTATACATGTTTATGTATTTTCTTATGCGATGCTGAGTCGGCGatataatgcattgtatttTCTTGTATGCTATATGCATTCATGTTTGTGCCTTCCGGCTGTTGAGCAAATGACTACTTGAAGATTTTACGATTGCAATTCTTTTAGCTTGGTCGATTGTTTAATATTTAGTTAAAATAATTAATGCATCAACATATTTGATTTCTGAGACGTTCTCTCATCATTTGTTATTGCTATTTAAAAGAATCAAACTCTGAGATTTTTCTCTGAAAGAAATCAAATTCTATAGCTTCGAAACAATAGTGTTAGCTtataatgttcattaattttACCAAATCTCTGGCCAAAGATTAAGGTCTAGACATGAGAATTCATGCACGGTGATCTAGAAAACGTTTAACTTCCAAGTGGAGATCAAACTAGGCTGTTCCGTTAAAAGAATTTAATCTCTTTAATATGAGGTAATAAGTTGAACTGATATTTTGCTACGTCTCAAGTCACCGATTGGATAATTTTTACAAGAAAGCTAAAACGAAAGGAGTGAAATACATGACTGAAATGGCACACTCTAGCTTCGAAAATGAAATACAAGTTCGCAGCACACACTCATAATGCCAAGTTGCCAACATACACCAATAACACTATAAACATGAAAGATAATGTCTTTAGGAGTGAAACACATCTGGTTTATGAACTTGCTCAACAATctcaatatattttatttttacgaGATCAAGATGGTagaatatcaattacaaattcaACTCATGCATACAAATCTATACCCCAAAATTTGGCAGGTTGATTGGTTCGATAGCCACGATCCACACTCTTGATCAGTTCCATGTCTTCTTTGGCAATCTCGAAGTCGAACACTTGAAAATTCTCTTCCAATCTATCAGGTTTTGATGATTTAGGTATGACAACTGTGTTTCTTTGAATACCCCAACGAAGAGCAATCTGAGCCACGGTCTTATTATACTTCTTGGCAAGACCCTGATATATAGAAGCAGAATTGAGAAGTTATTAATCAACTGGTGGATAAAAAAGAGTTTGTGCAATGTTAAAATAAGGTAAAGTATAGATAGAAGTACTTTAAGAACTGAGTCGTCCAAACATGATACCGAACCAAACAATTCGGTGTTAGCTGCAGCGCCTCCAAGAGGGGTGTGTGCTGTGACACAGACACCGTGTTTCTGGCAGAACTTAACAAGAGAATCTCGTTGGAAATAAGGATGTGTTTCAATCTGATTCACTGCAGGCTTCAATTTGGCATAGGCTAAGCAGTCTCGTGTTAGATATACGTCATAGTTGCTGCACAAATAATGATCAAATACATTGCAACAAAATGTTTGATTACAAAAGTAAATATAAAGTTCACATGATATTTACATTTTAGGATTTACTCATATAAATAAAGGGCAACGAAATTTTAATTAGATAAGAGATTTTCTGTTCATTGCCATGGTGCAAATTTTCCCAGAATTCCACTATGCTTGGAGATTTCCTATGCATTTATTAGTGGATGGGAACCACAAATCAGCAGAAGATCAGAGACACTTCTACAAATCATTATGACAGAAGGAATtgctaaaaaataataaatcttctgaGATCGTGGACTATATGTTTGTATTTCCTTGAACATCAGCAgagaattatttattaaacatagtttttttttatttctattaGTTCATAAAAATTCACAAGGGAAAAAAACTTGGCATAAATTTTAATCACTGAATTTCCATCATTGCCCAGGTTATGTCTATTGGTACAGACAGAACTTAAAAAAAGCACAACTTTTTAgtatataaaaaatttgtgATACTATTGAATTTGGTTACTGCTCCACTGACATTGCCGTATCATGTCAAAAATAGATGAAAACGACATATTTTGTTGAAGAAATTCGTTACTTCCTAAAGATTAGCCTTAAACAAACTAAAGACAGACATCATTGAAAAGGATTGTATCAGACTTACCTGATCCCAATGCTCCGCACTAAACCCATCGATACTAAATCTTCCATGGCATGCCATGTGGTCTCCAATGACACTGTGGTATCTATGTCCAACACACCATCCTCTCCCAAAGCACTATCAGTCGTGCCAACTCCTGCATCAACGCCAATACGGGGATGAAAAAGCACTTGGTGATAAACTAAATGTAAAAAGGTTTAACAGCTTGCGATGCATCACAAAAACCAACTACTTCAAACAGTTGTAATCACAATGAACACATCCTTCCAAGCACCGCCTATTTTTTCGATGAAAACTGAATGCAAGAGCTAATCTGTGAATGTCTAGCCAAATATAACAAAAATCCAACCACACTACAAATACAGACAGTGGATACAGTATCACAGATGCAAAACATACCCGTATGCCTTGTAGCAACTGGAAAATGAACAAGGTACAAATCTAGATACTCTAGGCGTAATTTCTTAAGGCTGTCCTTGCAGGCCTCAATGACATGGCCATGATCCGAGTTCCAAAGCTGCATGCAATTACATGAGTTTTTGATTTTACGCCAATTTCAAGAAGGCTATGTATGGAATGATCATAAATGGAGTTCCATGGTGACTAGCCTTGGTAGTAATGAAAAGATCCTCCCTCCTCACAAGTCCTTCATGAAAAGCTTCGGCAAGTGCATCCCCAACTTCTGCTTCATTTTTGTAGTCCGCTGCGATCGGGTACCGACAATAAAAGATCTCAATTTAATGAAATCGTGAAAGGAAAAGTACAACATGATTTGGGAGCTAATCGAATGAAATCCAAAGGAATAGTGAAGTAATCACTTAAGGTGAATGATGTCCATTCATAACAAATTTCTACATGTTTCAGTACAAAGATCAAATACATCAgtcccaaaaaaaaataaaaaataaaaaaatccgaCATTTAGAATTTATTCCCAAAAACTTAAAGCATCGTATGCACCACTCCAGACTAAACCATTAATTAATCTTGAAAAATTATGGGCAGTTGAATATTTACTTTTCGACTGACTCGAACTAAAATAAATCTTCCAAATATCAAAAACAGGCCAGTCACAGCAATTGGTGGATAACTGGATCAAGATACCATAAAAGGCTATGTTTTTTCGCAAGCTCAGAAATCCACCCACCAACATGAAGATTAAGGAGTTGAAGGTGCGAAACCCAAATTGAAACCAACTAAAGGACAGATTCCTAGTGTATACACAAAAAATAACATCACAACATACCAGCACAATCAAAGTGACGGTAACCAGTCTTAATAGCACGGAACAGCAGATTCTTTATGTCCTTCTCCTCCATACGCCAGACGCCTAGTCCGATAATCGGCATTTTGAAGCCATTGTTCAACGTAATCGCCATTTTCACAGAGCTTCGTTTCCTTTCTATATACTTAACTTGGTTTTAGTGAAGAAACTGGTTGGGCTCATTTATGGCATATCGTTTGTCTTTTGTGTGCTGGGCCTTCAATCCAATTTTCGTTAGCCTCGTTTTGTATGGGCCAGTCCAGTATCGTTTGGGTCAAATGGTCCTTTCCTCGGACCAAATTAGCCCGTTTGTGGTGTTCATTTTCATGATTCAGTTCACGAAGATGATAGTGGCATGACTGTCTTTAAGTTGCAGAGAAGTAAGCGTTCTGCCTTTTTTGTGAAGGACAAATTTCTATCATATATAAACATGCTCAACTGACTCTGAGAATAGTAGCAATAATGTATTGTtcaagaacttgaaaaattaaatatggAAAATGAGTGTTCTTTCTGTTGTTGTTGTTCCTTTATTTATTAGAGTAGGAGTTCAACAAACCAATGTTACAAACgaactttattttaataatattgtaCTTTTTATACGttatgacatttactttatatgtatactCATACAAGATGCATATATAAAGACTTAATATATGATATGTTACGATAATGTCGTACAtatgatgatgatcatgaaaaacatttaaaagttcctgcatattttaaaaatattcctAGACGATTCAACTGCATAAAATAAAGATCAATGTCGCTCGAGCTCGAAACTAGCATCTATGATGTTGTGTAGCACATTTCATTGGTACAGACATGGAGATGTCCGAACATACATTATAAGTGCTATCATTTATCGggttatcatttatcgagtTGATAAATTTGCTCTTGGATTTTTCGAGTTATCATTTATCATACATTATATCGCTCTTGGATTTTTCAAGTGATTATCATTTATCGAGTTGATAAATTtgcggttatggttgtacatcattagtccttatgatccgTATTGAGTAATAATaagtttcggagtttgacaaaccaaTCAACAACCGGACTGAAGACCCGAACAGAACAGTGATCGAAATGATAGCACAGAACTGATCTTAGAAGTGAAGAAAACTTATCAGAGAGAATAAGTAGAATTGAAGTAAATAATAAACTAAAGTTCTCAAAAATATAAGTAAGTCTTAAAACTGATTATTCGAAGATTGACAAACTgattgatatcagaattgaatgaGTTATTCGCAAAATTGATATAAGCATAACTGATGAAGAGATGTGGCCTCTGCCACCGGAATCTGGCTCATGATATCGACGTCTACATGCCTAACAAAGCATTCAAACTGAAATGACATAAGTTAGAACTGATTACCAATTATAAGACTACCTGAACAGATCAGTCGATCAGTTTGACTCCTGATCAGTTGGTCACGTCATTAGTTGCAGTTCAGCAGACAAACTAACATTCCGTACCTGAGCAGGACAGTCGAAGCATAACAGTCTGATACATCGTACTACCATCAAAAGGATGTCTATATAAACAAAAAGACGACTCAAGACTATAAATATCTGAGTAGTTCATTTGTGGAATATATATAACAAGAGACGATTTTAAACGAATATAAGTTACACGACTACTCAAAGAACAATCTAGATAATATTCTAAATAAGAATGTATATGATCTAAATAAGattctaaataaaattgtagATGATACATGTAGATTAATAAGTCTAGATTCTATActaaataaatacataatatcAAAAATTGACATTATGATCGAATCTTATAGTGAGAATCATATTATGATTCTACCTTATCCATGCTATTTATTAATATGAGATAACATTGATGCTGAACAatctttctttcctttttcaATCAAAATTCGGCCACCTTCTTGTTTTGAACAAGAAAATTCATCCACCACCTCTCACCATCACAACACTGCCATGTCTTCGTCGCAGCCGCTGCACTTGGGGAAATCATTGCGTTAAAAAGACATGCACGAATTGTTACAAATAGAGTATATATTCATCAATTTAATGTACTTTTGTGAAAGCGTCGAGTATTTAATGTCTGTATATTAGGTGCATATCTGATAcatattatcaaatttatttccttaatttcatatattatgattttaaattcaattttcaaTCTAGAAATGTGTTCTGAGATGTTCCCTTAAACCAGTACCGAGATTGGTCTCATTTATGTCCAATTTCAATTAAATTTTACTACATCTAAGATTCCAAGAAAGTAAGTCATCAAATTTTTACTACATCAAAAAATGAAACAATAACTAATTTGTAACTTCTTTGCGACTAAGTCTGTTGTGTCATTTCCAATGACAACCACCACACTTTGTTCCATCATTTTTTTTCTAAGCATTGgagaaaaacaaattaaattttgGTATAGCAATAATATTCTTGGTTGACATTATAATTGAATTGTATCATAAATATTAGGTACACAAATACATACGTTTGAGTAGGTATATAAAT encodes:
- the LOC142544872 gene encoding polyprenal reductase 2-like, with translation MVFSITHSRTSLYAIIRSQSVIHPISNAFTLNYFQLSSSTMVLASLLCAAWIAGILPILIAFIPSSKINALHNFVLGLAKRGKIMQSSSQKFTVPQKYFCHFYILAVIWTTFLLVSTWMYAYRTAPRVSQPLLYSSIASHLTGVSHDFWFHDGSSSLKKSKYMIWNSVFLLLLMEAQVLRRLFESIYVFKYSPSARMHIFGYLTGLFFYTAAPLSLCSKYALEVLHFVTKLGAEFVVKGKDRMKITEYDVWGHVNPLWQLKWYAWLGAAVFSFGWIHQYRCHAILGSLRENDEQVNDYAIPRGDWFDYVSSAHYLAEIVIYGGLVIASGFSDVTIWLLFGFVVANLALAAAETQKWYLHKFDNYPKNRHAIIPFIY
- the LOC142547087 gene encoding NADP-dependent D-sorbitol-6-phosphate dehydrogenase-like, giving the protein MAITLNNGFKMPIIGLGVWRMEEKDIKNLLFRAIKTGYRHFDCAADYKNEAEVGDALAEAFHEGLVRREDLFITTKLWNSDHGHVIEACKDSLKKLRLEYLDLYLVHFPVATRHTGVGTTDSALGEDGVLDIDTTVSLETTWHAMEDLVSMGLVRSIGISNYDVYLTRDCLAYAKLKPAVNQIETHPYFQRDSLVKFCQKHGVCVTAHTPLGGAAANTELFGSVSCLDDSVLKGLAKKYNKTVAQIALRWGIQRNTVVIPKSSKPDRLEENFQVFDFEIAKEDMELIKSVDRGYRTNQPAKFWGIDLYA